Proteins encoded within one genomic window of Argiope bruennichi chromosome 7, qqArgBrue1.1, whole genome shotgun sequence:
- the LOC129976333 gene encoding uncharacterized protein LOC129976333: MSFRKKTCLLKLKEKVTTYENINIEVTREENPFIVAVMTLIMKRSRRLTTYQDIKFDDATGSCVLNLYLLKSWNGKELWCFSFRDEIIRGHITNIFSEITIRLFKNEILS; encoded by the exons ATGTCCTTCAGGAAAAAGACTTGTTTGCTG aaactgaaagaaaaagttacaacttatgaaaatatcaatataGAAGTTACTCGTGAAGAGAATCCTTTCATTGTTGCAGTGATGACCCTTATTATGAAAAGATCTCGCAGATTAACAACATATcaagatatcaaatttgatgaTGCTACTGGTTCCTGTGTTCTG AATCTTTACTTGCTGAAAAGTTGGAATGGAAAGGAATTGTGGTGTTTTAGTTTTCGAGATGAAATCATCAGAGGCCACATCACTAATATCTTCTCAGAAATTACTATAAGATTATTCAAGAATGAAATTCTATCATGA